In one Antennarius striatus isolate MH-2024 chromosome 15, ASM4005453v1, whole genome shotgun sequence genomic region, the following are encoded:
- the hspa5 gene encoding endoplasmic reticulum chaperone BiP encodes MKLLWVLMVVVVTVFADDDDKKESVGTVVGIDLGTTYSCVGVFKNGRVEIIANDQGNRITPSYVAFTSEGERLIGDAAKNQLTSNPENTVFDAKRLIGRAWGDSSVQQDIKYLPFKVTEKKSKPHIQVDIGGGQKKTFAPEEISAMVLTKMKETAEAYLGKKVTHAVVTVPAYFNDAQRQATKDAGTIAGLNVMRIINEPTAAAIAYGLDKRDGEKNILVFDLGGGTFDVSLLTIDNGVFEVVATNGDTHLGGEDFDQRVMEHFIKLYKKKTGKDVRKDNRAVQKLRREVEKAKRALSAQHQARIEIESFFEGEDFSETLTRAKFEELNMDLFRSTMKPVQKVLEDSDLKKPDIDEIVLVGGSTRIPKIQQLVKEFFNGKEPSRGINPDEAVAYGAAVQAGVLSGEEVTGDVVLLDVCPLTLGIETVGGVMTKLISRNTVVPTKKSQIFSTASDNQPTVTIKVYEGERPLTKDNHLLGTFDLTGIPPAPRGVPQIEVTFEIDVNGILRVTAEDKGTGNKNKITITNDQNRLTPEDIERMVNDAERFADEDKKLKERIDARNELESYAYSLKNQIGDKEKLGGKLSDDDKEAIEKAVEEKIEWMESHQDAELEDFQAKKKELEEVVQPIISKLYGSAGGPPPEGAEGEQEEKDEL; translated from the exons ATGAAGCTGTTGTGGGTTTTAATGGTGGTGGTTGTCACCGTGTTTGCCGATGACGATGACAAGAAGGAGAGTGTGGGAACTGTGGTTGGAATCGATTTGGGCACCACCTACTCCTG TGTTGGAGTGTTCAAGAATGGCCGTGTGGAGATCATTGCCAATGATCAGGGCAACCGCATCACCCCATCCTACGTGGCCTTCACTAGTGAGGGCGAGCGTCTGATTGGTGATGCTGCAAAGAACCAGTTGACCTCCAACCCTGAGAACACCGTCTTTGATGCCAAGAGATTGATTGGACGTGCCTGGGGTGACAGCTCTGTGCAACAGGATATCAAATACCTGCCCTTCAAG GTGACTGAGAAGAAGAGCAAACCTCATATTCAGGTTGATATTGGTGGTGGCCAGAAGAAAACATTTGCTCCTGAGGAAATTTCTGCCATGGTGCTGACTAAGATGAAAGAGACTGCTGAGGCATATCTGGGCAAGAAG GTCACACATGCTGTGGTCACTGTCCCTGCATACTTCAATGATGCCCAGCGTCAGGCCACCAAGGATGCAGGAACCATTGCTGGTCTGAATGTTATGAGGATCATTAATGAACC AACTGCTGCTGCTATTGCTTATGGTCTGGACAAGAGGGATGGCGAGAAGAACATTCTCGTTTTTGACCTGGGTGGCGGCACATTTGATGTCTCTCTCCTGACCATTGACAACGGTGTATTCGAAGTGGTGGCCACCAATGGTGACACACATCTGGGAGGTGAAGACTTCGACCAGCGTGTCATGGAACACTTCATCAAGCTATATAAGAAGAAGACTGGCAAAGATGTGCGCAAAGACAACCGTGCTGTGCAGAAACTGCGTCGTGAGGTTGAGAAGGCAAAGAGGGCGCTGTCTGCCCAGCACCAGGCTCGCATCGAGATTGAATCCTTCTTTGAGGGAGAAGATTTCTCCGAGACTCTGACCCGTGCCAAGTTTGAAGAGCTCAACATG GACCTCTTCCGCTCCACCATGAAGCCTGTACAGAAGGTGCTGGAAGACTCTGACCTGAAGAAGCCTGACATTGATGAAATTGTCCTGGTTGGAGGCTCCACTCGTATCCCCAAAATCCAGCAGCTGGTGAAGGAGTTCTTCAATGGCAAGGAGCCCTCAAGGGGCATCAACCCAGATGAAGCAGTGGCATACGGAGCTGCAGTGCAGGCTGGAGTCCTTTCTGGAGAGGAAGTCACTG GAGATGTGGTTCTTCTGGATGTCTGCCCCTTGACCCTTGGTATTGAGACCGTTGGAGGAGTCATGACCAAGCTGATATCCAGGAATACTGTGGTGCCCACAAAGAAATCCCAGATCTTCTCTACAGCCTCTGATAACCAGCCTACTGTCACTATTAAGGTCTATGAAG GTGAACGCCCTCTGACAAAAGACAACCATCTGTTGGGCACATTCGACCTGACTGGCATCCCCCCTGCTCCTCGTGGCGTTCCACAGATTGAGGTCACCTTCGAGATCGATGTCAACGGTATTCTTCGTGTGACTGCTGAAGACAAAGGCACAGGAAACAAGAATAAGATCACAATCACAAACGACCAGAACCGCCTGACCCCTGAGGACATCGAGCGCATGGTGAACGACGCAGAGCGGTTTGCCGACGAGGACAAGAAGCTGAAAGAGAGGATCGATGCCCGTAACGAGTTGGAGAGCTACGCCTACTCTCTGAAGAACCAGATCGGCGACAAGGAGAAGCTCGGTGGCAAGTTGTCCGATGATGATAAAGAAGCCATCGAGAAGGCAGTAGAGGAGAAGATCGAGTGGATGGAGTCACACCAAGATGCTGAGTTAGAAGACTTCCAGGCCAAGAAGAAGGAACTGGAGGAGGTGGTTCAGCCCATCATCAGCAAGTTGTACGGTAGCGCAGGTGGACCCCCACCAGAGGGAGCCGAGGGTGAGCAAGAGGAGAAGGATGAGTTGTAG
- the rabepk gene encoding rab9 effector protein with kelch motifs isoform X1, with amino-acid sequence MEFLPVLDPLNKPKEGIWYSLIPRGSAPGVSVGHTCTFIPSEDGGQGRIVIVGGANPSGSFSNSHVINLDNHEWDVPEWKGLDSRYEHCSFVPDSCSQTLWVFGGAQQSGNRNCIQKLQLKDSESNWKRVAVTGKPPSPRTYHTTSACVGDRLFVFSGGEAGAAPVSDPKLHVFDTGSSTWSQPETHGRQPSARHGHAIIAVGSKIYIHGGMAGDKFLKDMYCLDTTIMTWEKLQTKGDVPPGVAAHSALVLGKNIYIFGGMTANGTGNSMYRFNSDKHRWVLMKFEGDMPPNRLDHSMCLLPWKVEELACSAAASATVNLAFAFGGMDTQGVIHNDCIVTILS; translated from the exons ATGGAGTTCCTTCCTGTACTTGACCCTCTGAATAAACCCAAAGAAGGAATATG GTATTCATTGATACCCAGGGGAAGCGCTCCAGGCGTTAGTGTGGGTCATACTTGCACGTTTATCCCATCTGAGGATGGAGGACAGGGAAGGATCGTCATCGTTGGGGGAGCTAACCCCAGTGGAAGTTTCTCAAATTCACACGTCATAAATTTAg ATAACCATGAGTGGGACGTCCCAGAGTGGAAGGGTTTGGACTCGCGCTACGAACACTGCAGCTTTGTGCCTGACAGCTGCTCTCAGACCCTGTGGGTGTTTGGAGGGGCTCAGCAGAGTGGGAATCGCAACTGTATCCAGAAATTACAGCTAAAAG ACAGTGAGTCTAATTGGAAGAGGGTAGCAGTAACCGGCAAACCCCCCAGTCCCAGGACGTACCACACCACTTCAGCCTGCGTTGGAGacagactgtttgtcttctccGGTGGGGAAGCAGGAGCTGCACCAGTCTCTGACCCCAAACTTCATGTCTTTGACACAG GGTCTTCCACCTGGTCCCAACCAGAAACACATGGCAGACAGCCATCAGCGAGGCACGGTCATGCCATCATAGCTGTGGGTTCAAAAATCTATATTCATGGAGGCATGGCTGGTGACAAATTCCTCAAAGACATGTACTGTCTAGACACAA CCATCATGACTTGGGAAAAGTTGCAGACCAAAGGAGACGTCCCACCGGGAGTAGCAGCCCACTCAGCTTTGGTGCTGGGAaagaacatttatatttttggtgGGATGACTGCAAACGGTACTGGAAACTCCATGTACAGATTCAACTCtg ATAAACACAGATGGGTCCTCATGAAATTTGAAGGGGACATGCCACCCAATCGCCTCGACCACTCCATGtgtttgttgccatggaaaGTGGAGGAGCTAGCTTGTAGCGCAGCAGCCTCAGCAACAGTAAATTTAGCCTTTGCGTTTGGAGGGATGGACACCCAGGGCGTCATTCATAACGACTGTATTGTTACCATTTTATCATGA
- the rabepk gene encoding rab9 effector protein with kelch motifs isoform X2, with product MEFLPVLDPLNKPKEGIWGSAPGVSVGHTCTFIPSEDGGQGRIVIVGGANPSGSFSNSHVINLDNHEWDVPEWKGLDSRYEHCSFVPDSCSQTLWVFGGAQQSGNRNCIQKLQLKDSESNWKRVAVTGKPPSPRTYHTTSACVGDRLFVFSGGEAGAAPVSDPKLHVFDTGSSTWSQPETHGRQPSARHGHAIIAVGSKIYIHGGMAGDKFLKDMYCLDTTIMTWEKLQTKGDVPPGVAAHSALVLGKNIYIFGGMTANGTGNSMYRFNSDKHRWVLMKFEGDMPPNRLDHSMCLLPWKVEELACSAAASATVNLAFAFGGMDTQGVIHNDCIVTILS from the exons ATGGAGTTCCTTCCTGTACTTGACCCTCTGAATAAACCCAAAGAAGGAATATG GGGAAGCGCTCCAGGCGTTAGTGTGGGTCATACTTGCACGTTTATCCCATCTGAGGATGGAGGACAGGGAAGGATCGTCATCGTTGGGGGAGCTAACCCCAGTGGAAGTTTCTCAAATTCACACGTCATAAATTTAg ATAACCATGAGTGGGACGTCCCAGAGTGGAAGGGTTTGGACTCGCGCTACGAACACTGCAGCTTTGTGCCTGACAGCTGCTCTCAGACCCTGTGGGTGTTTGGAGGGGCTCAGCAGAGTGGGAATCGCAACTGTATCCAGAAATTACAGCTAAAAG ACAGTGAGTCTAATTGGAAGAGGGTAGCAGTAACCGGCAAACCCCCCAGTCCCAGGACGTACCACACCACTTCAGCCTGCGTTGGAGacagactgtttgtcttctccGGTGGGGAAGCAGGAGCTGCACCAGTCTCTGACCCCAAACTTCATGTCTTTGACACAG GGTCTTCCACCTGGTCCCAACCAGAAACACATGGCAGACAGCCATCAGCGAGGCACGGTCATGCCATCATAGCTGTGGGTTCAAAAATCTATATTCATGGAGGCATGGCTGGTGACAAATTCCTCAAAGACATGTACTGTCTAGACACAA CCATCATGACTTGGGAAAAGTTGCAGACCAAAGGAGACGTCCCACCGGGAGTAGCAGCCCACTCAGCTTTGGTGCTGGGAaagaacatttatatttttggtgGGATGACTGCAAACGGTACTGGAAACTCCATGTACAGATTCAACTCtg ATAAACACAGATGGGTCCTCATGAAATTTGAAGGGGACATGCCACCCAATCGCCTCGACCACTCCATGtgtttgttgccatggaaaGTGGAGGAGCTAGCTTGTAGCGCAGCAGCCTCAGCAACAGTAAATTTAGCCTTTGCGTTTGGAGGGATGGACACCCAGGGCGTCATTCATAACGACTGTATTGTTACCATTTTATCATGA